From one Paenibacillus sp. FSL K6-1330 genomic stretch:
- the folE gene encoding GTP cyclohydrolase I FolE, giving the protein MAGVKDYVNNKVGDNREQIEYHVEQILKLIGEDPQREGLLETPARVTRMYEEIFAGYEVDPKDVLGVTFDENHEELVIVKDIVYYSQCEHHMAPFFGKVHIGYVPSGKIAGLSKLARLVEAVTRRLQVQERITSQIADIMVEALQPNGVMVVVEGEHLCMCARGVKKPGSKTVTSAVRGTFQSDSAQRSEFLSLIKD; this is encoded by the coding sequence GTGGCAGGTGTAAAGGATTATGTAAACAATAAAGTCGGCGATAACCGAGAGCAGATCGAGTATCATGTAGAGCAAATATTGAAACTGATCGGTGAAGATCCCCAGCGTGAGGGACTCCTTGAGACACCGGCCCGTGTGACGCGGATGTATGAGGAGATCTTTGCCGGATACGAAGTGGATCCCAAGGATGTTCTCGGGGTTACCTTTGACGAGAATCATGAGGAATTGGTTATCGTGAAGGATATCGTATATTACAGCCAGTGCGAGCACCATATGGCGCCGTTCTTTGGTAAAGTCCATATCGGTTATGTCCCTAGCGGCAAAATCGCCGGCTTGAGCAAGCTGGCACGTCTGGTAGAGGCGGTTACCCGCCGTCTTCAGGTGCAGGAGCGCATTACCTCGCAAATCGCGGATATTATGGTGGAGGCGCTGCAGCCAAACGGCGTGATGGTGGTAGTGGAAGGCGAGCATCTGTGCATGTGCGCGCGCGGTGTGAAGAAGCCGGGCAGCAAGACGGTCACGTCAGCTGTACGCGGTACCTTCCAGAGTGATTCTGCACAGCGTTCGGAATTTCTGTCTTTGATTAAAGACTAA
- a CDS encoding ABC transporter permease: MTGISIGCAAIIVAISIGNGAQNYLETEIIGGMKLDEITVTPQGSSGKGEVSGPAAGADRGLLTDDKVQVIQGFDHVKSVIATKQLGYFRAISSDNLINDGFNVVAVDLSKLKEQGNRFKEGGALEQIGAMVLNYGATTGWKDAETSERLMNMISSDPNNPKIWEEYQMYESTVSEMHGKNIQLESMDADKKQLSPQLYVGGVLDVPTGRDAQFAFYDRQAYISFDTAEWLTNSLNLQNGTTSKQRVYDSLTIKVDDLQSIKPLEDLISKLALNASDNLAMRDQVASQLDTFKAIALGIGVFILLLASISIIVAMTMSTHQRRRQIGIMKVLGANMPQIRNMFIVEASLLGLLGGLLGIVFAFLIIKGLNSFIMASAGMSGLQIAVTLETLPIGIAFAVMTGIFSGIYPAISAARTNALLAIKRD, encoded by the coding sequence ATGACCGGTATTTCGATTGGATGCGCGGCTATTATCGTAGCGATCAGCATTGGGAACGGCGCCCAGAATTATTTGGAGACGGAAATTATAGGCGGCATGAAGCTTGACGAGATTACGGTGACTCCACAGGGCTCAAGCGGGAAAGGAGAAGTCAGTGGCCCCGCGGCCGGAGCTGACCGGGGATTGCTAACGGATGATAAAGTTCAGGTGATTCAGGGCTTTGATCATGTCAAATCCGTTATAGCCACCAAGCAGCTCGGGTATTTTAGAGCCATTTCGTCCGATAACCTGATCAACGACGGCTTCAACGTCGTGGCCGTGGACCTGTCAAAGCTCAAAGAGCAGGGCAACAGGTTCAAGGAAGGTGGCGCGCTTGAACAGATCGGTGCTATGGTGCTCAATTACGGAGCAACAACCGGATGGAAGGATGCAGAGACGAGCGAAAGATTGATGAATATGATAAGTTCCGATCCTAATAACCCGAAGATATGGGAAGAATATCAGATGTATGAGAGCACCGTTTCGGAAATGCACGGCAAAAATATTCAGCTGGAGTCGATGGACGCAGACAAGAAACAGCTTAGCCCACAGCTTTATGTTGGAGGCGTGCTGGACGTGCCTACGGGGAGAGATGCCCAGTTTGCGTTCTACGATCGTCAGGCCTATATTTCCTTTGATACGGCGGAATGGCTAACAAACAGTTTGAACCTGCAAAATGGGACTACTTCGAAACAGCGGGTATACGATAGTCTAACCATCAAAGTGGATGATCTGCAGAGTATTAAACCGCTTGAGGATTTAATCTCAAAACTTGCGCTGAATGCGAGCGACAATCTGGCCATGCGTGATCAGGTCGCTTCCCAATTGGATACATTCAAAGCGATCGCTCTCGGCATAGGCGTATTTATCCTGTTATTGGCCTCGATATCAATCATCGTAGCCATGACGATGTCTACGCATCAGCGCCGTAGGCAAATCGGCATCATGAAGGTCCTAGGGGCGAATATGCCGCAAATCCGCAACATGTTCATCGTAGAAGCCAGCCTGCTCGGTTTGCTTGGCGGATTGCTTGGCATCGTGTTCGCATTTTTGATCATCAAGGGACTAAATTCATTCATTATGGCTTCGGCGGGCATGTCAGGGCTACAAATTGCGGTTACGCTGGAGACGCTGCCCATCGGCATTGCATTCGCTGTGATGACCGGAATCTTCTCGGGGATCTATCCGGCGATCAGTGCAGCAAGAACGAATGCGCTTCTAGCCATCAAGCGGGATTAG
- a CDS encoding ABC transporter ATP-binding protein — MLRLENVSHSFKNGNEVLKVLHNIQFEVQKGEMIALLGSSGSGKSTLLNLMAGLMKPTEGHIYIADQDIVKYGENKLAVFRRKHIGFIFQAYELIPTLTIRENVELPLVFQSVSPSKRRKKAMELLEMTGIGDKASLYPSQLSGGQQQRVSIARSLITEPSVIFADEPTGNLDTKTEEEIIRIMMALNESMKTTFVIVTHEMEVAAQMKKTIMLRDGYLVQPEDYTTPAAGQRGPNGPSSLPGVPVHTEGAGEVS, encoded by the coding sequence ATGTTGCGTTTGGAAAATGTATCGCACAGCTTTAAGAATGGTAACGAAGTGTTAAAGGTGCTCCATAATATCCAGTTCGAAGTCCAGAAGGGAGAGATGATTGCCCTGCTGGGCAGCTCCGGGTCGGGCAAGTCTACGCTGCTCAACTTGATGGCAGGACTGATGAAGCCGACGGAAGGCCATATTTATATTGCCGATCAGGATATTGTCAAGTACGGGGAAAACAAGCTTGCTGTCTTCCGGCGCAAGCATATCGGCTTTATTTTTCAGGCCTATGAACTGATCCCGACGCTCACGATTCGTGAAAACGTGGAGCTTCCCCTGGTCTTTCAATCCGTTTCTCCGTCCAAGCGCCGGAAGAAAGCGATGGAACTTCTGGAGATGACGGGGATCGGCGATAAGGCTTCACTGTACCCGTCCCAACTGTCAGGTGGACAGCAGCAGCGCGTTAGTATTGCGCGCTCGTTGATTACCGAGCCTTCCGTCATTTTTGCGGACGAGCCGACGGGTAACCTGGACACCAAAACGGAAGAGGAAATTATCCGAATCATGATGGCGCTGAACGAGTCCATGAAAACGACATTTGTCATCGTTACTCACGAGATGGAAGTCGCTGCCCAAATGAAAAAAACGATTATGCTCCGTGACGGTTATCTGGTTCAGCCGGAGGACTATACAACGCCAGCAGCAGGTCAACGGGGGCCAAACGGCCCCTCGTCCCTGCCTGGGGTCCCGGTTCATACGGAGGGGGCAGGTGAGGTCAGCTGA
- a CDS encoding superoxide dismutase — MAFQLPALPYANDALEPHIDAQTMEIHHDRHHNTYVTNLNAALENAPELQGKSLEDLISNLDAVPESIRTAVRNNGGGHANHSLFWEVIGPNGGGQPTGALADAINSELGGFDKFKEDFAKAATTRFGSGWAWLVVKDGKLAVTSTPNQDSPIMEGQTPLLGLDVWEHAYYLKYQNKRPDYISAFWNVVNWEEVGKRYDNAK, encoded by the coding sequence ATGGCATTTCAATTACCAGCACTTCCTTACGCAAACGACGCGCTCGAGCCTCATATCGACGCACAAACGATGGAGATCCACCATGATCGCCACCATAATACCTACGTAACCAACTTGAACGCTGCTCTTGAGAACGCTCCTGAGCTTCAAGGCAAATCCCTTGAGGATCTGATCTCTAACCTTGACGCTGTACCGGAAAGCATCCGCACAGCGGTTCGCAACAACGGCGGCGGCCATGCTAACCACTCCCTGTTCTGGGAAGTTATCGGACCAAACGGCGGCGGACAACCGACTGGCGCTTTGGCTGATGCCATCAACAGTGAACTGGGCGGCTTTGATAAATTCAAAGAAGATTTCGCAAAAGCGGCTACAACCCGTTTCGGCAGCGGCTGGGCTTGGCTCGTTGTTAAAGACGGCAAACTGGCAGTAACCAGCACACCGAACCAAGACAGCCCGATCATGGAAGGTCAAACACCTCTCCTCGGCCTGGACGTTTGGGAGCATGCTTACTACCTGAAATATCAAAACAAACGCCCTGATTACATCTCCGCATTCTGGAATGTAGTGAACTGGGAAGAAGTCGGCAAACGTTACGATAACGCGAAATAA
- the queG gene encoding tRNA epoxyqueuosine(34) reductase QueG, translating to MTYTLGSYAPPPSVWEELKQELKAVAPELGIDDIGFASAEPFQSLKGILQNHRDMGYESGFEESDLDKRVTPTLLGTEPKSLIAIAITYHSKMENPPKSEPGKYRGIMARSAWGRDYHQVLREAMSRLEEYIKERVPDAKLESMVDTGALVDRAVSQRAGIGFSAKNCSIISPKFGSWIFLGEMVTNIPFPPDTPVTEDCGECTKCIDACPTGALVGPGQLNAQRCVSFLTQTKGFLDEEAMRKIGNRLYGCDTCQIVCPKNRGKNWTHQEDFKPDPEKAKPLLLPILDMSNREFKEAFGDTSAAWRGRKPIQRNAVIALGNFKDISAVPKLSEVLLKDPRPELRGTAAWALGRIGGEEALNNLEKSMKSEGDSQVRDMLQQALNKLNEPSEKEASAVAAADASSASTPVAGSSNGDKPGQESPVIQGVEPMAVPEGGPEMLYYDELQSPIGPLTVCATEKGLCLIEFGSFYVKEAVIQQWSRTWAGNGGYQRDEARLAPAITQLKQYFAGELKAFDVQLDMRGTSFQLQVWEALKSIPYGTVCSYKDVAESIGRPKAVRAVGGANNKNPVPIIVPCHRVVGADGALIGYAGGPEIKRTLLTIEGAMPDRKGS from the coding sequence ATGACCTACACACTCGGCTCGTACGCTCCTCCGCCTTCGGTATGGGAGGAGCTCAAGCAGGAGCTCAAGGCCGTTGCGCCGGAGCTCGGGATTGATGATATCGGCTTCGCTTCGGCGGAGCCGTTCCAATCCCTAAAGGGAATTTTGCAAAACCATCGGGATATGGGATATGAGTCCGGCTTTGAGGAGTCGGATCTGGATAAGCGGGTTACTCCCACACTCCTTGGCACGGAGCCGAAGTCCCTGATCGCCATCGCCATAACCTACCACTCCAAGATGGAGAACCCGCCCAAATCGGAGCCAGGTAAATACAGGGGGATTATGGCGCGATCAGCTTGGGGAAGGGATTATCATCAGGTGCTCCGGGAGGCCATGAGCCGTCTCGAGGAATACATTAAAGAACGCGTGCCGGATGCGAAGCTTGAAAGCATGGTGGACACCGGCGCGCTTGTCGACCGGGCGGTTTCGCAGCGAGCCGGGATTGGCTTTAGCGCCAAGAACTGCTCTATCATCTCCCCGAAATTCGGTTCCTGGATATTCCTTGGCGAAATGGTAACGAACATCCCGTTTCCTCCGGATACGCCGGTAACTGAGGATTGCGGGGAGTGCACCAAATGCATCGATGCTTGCCCAACCGGCGCCCTTGTCGGTCCCGGGCAGCTGAATGCTCAGCGCTGCGTTTCTTTTCTGACCCAGACCAAAGGGTTTCTGGACGAAGAGGCCATGCGCAAGATCGGCAACCGGCTGTATGGATGCGATACCTGTCAAATTGTTTGTCCGAAGAACCGGGGCAAGAACTGGACTCATCAAGAGGACTTCAAGCCCGATCCTGAAAAAGCCAAGCCTCTGCTCCTGCCCATCCTGGATATGAGTAACCGGGAATTCAAGGAGGCATTCGGAGATACGTCGGCCGCATGGCGCGGCCGAAAGCCGATTCAGCGCAATGCTGTCATCGCGCTTGGCAACTTTAAAGATATTTCAGCCGTACCGAAGCTGAGCGAAGTACTGCTGAAAGACCCGCGCCCGGAGCTGCGGGGAACCGCTGCATGGGCTCTGGGCCGTATTGGAGGCGAAGAAGCGTTGAACAACTTAGAGAAAAGCATGAAATCAGAAGGGGACTCCCAAGTACGAGATATGCTGCAGCAAGCCTTGAATAAACTGAATGAACCAAGTGAGAAAGAAGCGTCTGCCGTAGCTGCGGCTGATGCTTCCTCCGCTAGCACTCCTGTTGCAGGTTCCTCTAATGGGGACAAGCCGGGACAGGAAAGTCCTGTTATTCAGGGAGTCGAGCCGATGGCCGTCCCTGAGGGAGGACCGGAAATGCTGTATTACGATGAACTTCAATCTCCGATTGGACCGCTGACGGTCTGCGCAACGGAGAAGGGATTATGTCTTATTGAATTTGGCAGCTTCTATGTGAAAGAAGCGGTCATCCAGCAGTGGTCACGGACCTGGGCCGGTAACGGCGGCTATCAGCGTGACGAGGCAAGATTAGCTCCTGCTATCACACAGTTGAAGCAGTATTTTGCAGGGGAGCTAAAGGCGTTCGACGTACAGCTGGACATGCGCGGCACCTCATTCCAATTGCAGGTATGGGAAGCGCTGAAGTCCATTCCTTATGGAACGGTTTGTTCCTATAAGGATGTAGCCGAATCCATCGGGCGTCCTAAAGCAGTTCGTGCCGTAGGTGGGGCGAACAACAAGAACCCCGTTCCGATCATCGTGCCGTGCCACCGGGTGGTAGGAGCCGATGGAGCCTTGATCGGCTATGCCGGCGGTCCGGAAATCAAGCGCACCTTGTTAACGATAGAAGGAGCCATGCCGGACCGGAAAGGGTCGTAG
- a CDS encoding alpha/beta fold hydrolase, giving the protein MSTTTGSNAPLSQLNDTPAELSTGLVRLKHIILALLLSVVFFLVFCFIALHAYIAWVLSNPTVAPLYSNPKLAKDMNYENVTFHSIDGKRNINGWYIPAENSSKTIVLSHGYGANREETWVPMYDLAHYAHNMNFNVLMFDYGFASQTSKEVATGGKEEKRQLLGAIEHVKQRGAKQIVVWGFSMGAGTALQAGLETKDVDAMILDSAFLLEPDTLYHNIHNQINLPRHPSLEILELLFPVLNGTSLDQIPYNEVKKHDYPFPTLFIHGTKDDKAPYPIAEKIASNQTHTDSDSWIVEDAHHELIFREHPKEYLRRVSTFLGKLETPDES; this is encoded by the coding sequence ATGAGCACAACGACTGGTAGTAATGCCCCACTCTCCCAATTAAATGACACGCCAGCCGAGCTGTCGACGGGCTTAGTTCGTTTAAAGCATATTATATTAGCGTTGTTATTATCTGTCGTTTTTTTCCTTGTTTTCTGTTTTATTGCGCTTCATGCTTATATTGCTTGGGTTTTGTCGAATCCAACGGTTGCTCCACTCTATTCTAACCCCAAGCTTGCTAAAGATATGAATTACGAGAATGTCACATTCCACTCCATTGACGGGAAACGAAATATAAATGGCTGGTATATACCGGCCGAGAATTCTTCTAAAACCATCGTGCTCAGCCATGGTTATGGCGCCAATCGGGAGGAAACCTGGGTACCGATGTACGATCTCGCCCATTATGCGCATAATATGAATTTTAATGTGCTTATGTTTGATTACGGTTTTGCCTCCCAGACCAGCAAGGAAGTGGCGACCGGAGGCAAGGAAGAGAAACGCCAGCTTCTTGGAGCCATTGAACATGTGAAGCAGCGCGGCGCGAAGCAAATTGTCGTCTGGGGCTTCTCCATGGGGGCCGGAACCGCACTGCAGGCAGGGCTTGAGACCAAGGATGTGGATGCCATGATTCTGGACAGCGCCTTTTTATTGGAGCCGGACACGCTTTACCATAATATTCACAACCAGATCAATCTCCCTCGTCATCCGTCCCTGGAGATTCTGGAGCTGCTCTTCCCGGTGCTTAACGGCACAAGCCTGGATCAGATCCCTTACAATGAGGTGAAGAAGCACGATTATCCGTTCCCGACCCTGTTCATCCACGGAACGAAAGACGATAAGGCACCTTACCCGATCGCCGAGAAGATTGCTTCCAATCAGACCCATACGGATTCGGATTCCTGGATTGTAGAGGATGCGCATCATGAGCTTATCTTCCGTGAGCACCCTAAAGAATATCTGCGCAGAGTATCCACCTTTCTAGGAAAACTCGAAACTCCGGATGAATCCTGA
- a CDS encoding IclR family transcriptional regulator yields MEDRKLTVRAVERALDILMCFTKESELALTEISSLIGLHKSTVHRLLTTLEDKGFVVRNKETEKYRLGLKIWELSMHLSQSDDPAIRLLPAMEALRDRLGETVSLYLRDGSDRLRIQAVQSNQGIRRVAQVGVRLPLSVGASSKVLVAFAPPADQEELLNAPDWPESVDRIVYRQQLAEILEKGYAISIEEREPGAAAVSVPIFDRNGQVAAALSMSGPVTRLSAETLREHAPILMEAAREMGMMI; encoded by the coding sequence ATGGAAGATCGTAAATTAACGGTGCGTGCTGTAGAGCGGGCACTTGATATATTGATGTGTTTTACGAAAGAAAGTGAACTTGCCCTCACGGAGATTTCTTCGCTTATCGGATTACATAAAAGTACTGTACATCGGCTGTTAACAACGCTGGAAGACAAAGGATTCGTTGTTCGTAATAAAGAAACGGAGAAATATCGGCTCGGCTTGAAAATATGGGAGCTGTCTATGCATCTGTCCCAAAGCGACGACCCGGCGATTCGCCTTTTGCCCGCGATGGAAGCCTTACGGGATCGGCTTGGGGAAACGGTGAGTTTGTATTTAAGAGACGGTTCGGATCGTCTTCGGATTCAAGCGGTTCAGAGCAACCAGGGCATTCGGCGGGTCGCCCAGGTCGGAGTACGACTACCGTTGTCGGTTGGCGCCTCTAGCAAGGTTCTGGTGGCCTTTGCGCCACCGGCCGATCAGGAGGAGCTGCTGAATGCGCCGGATTGGCCGGAGTCAGTTGATAGGATCGTTTACCGGCAGCAGCTGGCCGAAATACTGGAGAAGGGATACGCGATCAGCATCGAAGAGCGCGAGCCTGGAGCCGCTGCGGTATCTGTACCGATTTTTGACCGGAATGGTCAAGTGGCGGCAGCACTGTCGATGTCAGGGCCAGTCACCCGTCTGTCAGCGGAAACGCTCCGCGAACATGCGCCAATCCTGATGGAGGCGGCACGGGAAATGGGAATGATGATTTAA
- a CDS encoding efflux RND transporter periplasmic adaptor subunit produces the protein MIKKIIKWTVIVAVLGLVGYWGYGQVKPKEPEIPMMEEPQVITFPVTEETIVSTVQVKGTSEYGRETNVYAPFEAKVESWNVENGQQIKKGDALFKLEQTAIRQQLQQKEAELQKRKLEKELKEFTLNQDLDSAPALATEAERLKMLADQENARLSSQLDEVTNDIERQTMADLNDRLKKATYLSPAAGLFLFDPTQQRPQSVTANQYIGKIVDLDSLRLVAFVGENDIFSIKPDMAVEVKMPSIKDLKLKGKVLEVAKFAETTAQEKQTSQAPQFKVIISLPKEDRLIGGLTLNGDIVTKRKDKAVVVPKLAVMTDGGASYVMVDKGGGQIERQDIETGLQTLDKIEVLSGLKVGDTVVLQ, from the coding sequence ATGATAAAAAAAATCATAAAATGGACGGTTATCGTTGCCGTGCTGGGCTTGGTGGGATATTGGGGATACGGACAGGTGAAACCGAAAGAACCTGAGATTCCCATGATGGAAGAGCCGCAGGTCATCACGTTTCCCGTAACGGAGGAAACCATCGTCTCGACCGTGCAGGTCAAGGGAACGTCCGAATACGGGCGGGAGACCAATGTGTACGCACCTTTTGAAGCGAAAGTGGAGTCCTGGAACGTCGAGAACGGCCAACAGATTAAGAAAGGCGATGCGCTTTTTAAATTGGAGCAAACGGCAATTCGCCAGCAGCTTCAGCAGAAGGAAGCCGAGCTGCAGAAGCGGAAGCTGGAGAAGGAGCTGAAGGAGTTTACGTTAAATCAGGACCTCGATAGCGCCCCGGCTTTAGCAACGGAGGCCGAACGTCTTAAAATGCTGGCAGATCAGGAAAATGCTCGGCTGAGCAGTCAGCTGGATGAGGTTACTAACGATATTGAGCGCCAGACGATGGCCGACTTGAATGACAGGCTGAAGAAAGCTACATACTTATCACCTGCAGCAGGCCTGTTTCTGTTCGACCCGACGCAGCAGCGGCCGCAATCGGTGACGGCGAACCAGTATATCGGCAAAATCGTCGACCTGGATTCTCTTCGATTAGTGGCATTTGTCGGGGAAAACGATATATTCAGCATTAAGCCGGACATGGCGGTTGAGGTTAAGATGCCGTCCATCAAAGATCTAAAGCTGAAGGGAAAGGTGCTGGAAGTAGCTAAATTCGCCGAGACGACGGCCCAGGAGAAGCAAACTTCCCAAGCACCACAGTTTAAGGTGATCATCTCGCTGCCGAAGGAAGATCGTTTAATCGGCGGCCTGACGCTGAACGGAGACATTGTAACCAAACGGAAGGATAAGGCGGTTGTAGTTCCTAAACTTGCCGTTATGACGGACGGAGGCGCCTCCTATGTCATGGTGGACAAGGGAGGCGGCCAGATTGAACGGCAGGATATCGAGACCGGCTTGCAGACGCTAGATAAAATCGAGGTTTTGTCAGGGCTGAAAGTGGGCGACACCGTCGTTCTCCAGTAA
- a CDS encoding Fe-Mn family superoxide dismutase, whose translation MLFIYGAKLPIRLLEEIRYWKHQERKHTGLIKAIVPDLEPVYVKMLDQWAVVFADTEKAADELLRHILRYDGPPSPQVLAQVEQLLRASCEQSREFIRQLHGLKENSEAVRKVPLAGTVLHHVIRESEYFLNTLETLNSAGALERFMDVDMPMQSMTLHEATSPPPSPPEAELSIQGMGDSGGKAVPIGGHRLPPLPYAYNALEPHIDEKTMRIHHDIHHQSYVDGLNKAEKKLEEARKSGDFELVKHWERELAFHGAGHYLHTIFWNIMNPRGGGEPGGELAQQIKKDFGSFDRFKKHFSEAADKVEGGGWAILVWSPRSHRLEILQAEKHQNLSQWDVVPLLALDVWEHSYYLKHQNKRKDYINDWWNVVYWPEVAERFKHASMLKWKPF comes from the coding sequence ATGTTATTTATTTACGGAGCGAAGCTCCCGATACGATTACTCGAAGAGATTCGCTATTGGAAGCATCAGGAAAGGAAGCATACCGGGCTCATCAAAGCTATTGTTCCGGATCTGGAGCCGGTCTATGTCAAGATGCTGGATCAATGGGCCGTGGTGTTCGCTGACACGGAAAAAGCGGCAGACGAACTTCTGCGTCACATTCTTCGTTATGACGGACCTCCTTCACCCCAAGTGCTGGCCCAGGTCGAGCAGCTGTTGCGTGCTTCCTGCGAGCAATCCCGAGAGTTCATCCGCCAGCTCCACGGATTGAAGGAGAACAGCGAGGCTGTTCGGAAAGTGCCGCTCGCCGGCACGGTCCTGCACCATGTGATTCGGGAGTCCGAATACTTCCTGAACACGCTGGAGACGCTCAACTCCGCCGGAGCACTGGAAAGATTCATGGATGTGGATATGCCGATGCAGTCGATGACGCTACACGAGGCCACGTCTCCTCCGCCGTCTCCTCCCGAGGCCGAGCTATCCATTCAAGGCATGGGAGACAGCGGCGGCAAGGCTGTTCCGATTGGCGGGCACCGCCTTCCTCCACTGCCTTACGCTTATAATGCGCTGGAGCCTCATATTGACGAGAAAACCATGCGGATTCATCACGACATCCATCACCAAAGTTATGTCGACGGTCTGAACAAGGCGGAGAAGAAATTGGAGGAGGCCCGAAAAAGCGGTGATTTCGAGCTGGTGAAGCATTGGGAACGCGAGCTGGCTTTTCATGGTGCCGGCCACTATCTGCACACGATCTTCTGGAACATTATGAACCCGCGGGGCGGTGGCGAGCCTGGCGGGGAGCTAGCCCAACAGATCAAGAAGGATTTTGGAAGTTTCGACCGCTTTAAAAAGCACTTTAGCGAAGCTGCAGACAAAGTGGAAGGCGGCGGCTGGGCAATCCTCGTCTGGAGTCCGCGCAGCCATCGACTTGAAATTTTGCAGGCCGAGAAACATCAGAATCTCTCCCAGTGGGATGTCGTCCCTCTCCTCGCTCTGGATGTATGGGAGCATTCCTATTACCTTAAACATCAAAATAAACGCAAGGATTACATCAACGATTGGTGGAACGTGGTCTACTGGCCGGAGGTTGCGGAGCGCTTCAAGCATGCCAGCATGCTGAAATGGAAGCCTTTTTAA
- a CDS encoding YneF family protein, giving the protein MEIVIPIITLIVGLVGGFFIGVFYLRKQLEKMQNDPQMLQKMAKQMGYNMNSKQMQRAQQMMKNQPVPGKGQGRKRKS; this is encoded by the coding sequence ATGGAGATTGTCATTCCGATTATTACATTGATCGTGGGTCTGGTCGGCGGATTTTTCATCGGCGTATTCTATTTGCGAAAGCAATTGGAAAAGATGCAGAACGATCCGCAAATGCTGCAGAAGATGGCAAAACAAATGGGGTATAACATGAACAGCAAGCAGATGCAGCGTGCACAGCAAATGATGAAAAATCAGCCTGTGCCGGGTAAAGGGCAAGGCCGTAAACGCAAATCATAA
- the lepB gene encoding signal peptidase I — translation MGQVISPDSTEHGENNEPQNQPGKKNGWAAELWDWVKTIAIAFVIMVLLNMFVFNLSMVKGESMQPTLVASERLFINKVVYRFSAPSHGDVIVLKDPSDGPDKKEFLVKRVVGVPGDTIEVKDQKLYVNGVAKQEGYTDVPIEDPGFEPIVLEEGRYFVMGDNRHLGKSKDSRMFGSVKESDIVGRAEFIFWPLSEIKKL, via the coding sequence ATGGGACAAGTGATTTCTCCGGATTCAACTGAGCATGGCGAGAACAACGAACCTCAGAATCAACCTGGCAAGAAGAACGGCTGGGCTGCCGAGCTTTGGGATTGGGTAAAGACGATTGCGATTGCATTTGTTATTATGGTGCTTCTAAATATGTTTGTGTTCAACCTGTCTATGGTTAAAGGTGAATCTATGCAGCCGACACTGGTAGCATCGGAGCGGCTATTTATTAATAAAGTGGTATATCGCTTTTCAGCACCGAGCCATGGCGATGTTATTGTACTTAAGGACCCGAGTGATGGCCCGGATAAGAAGGAGTTTCTGGTAAAACGTGTCGTGGGCGTACCTGGAGATACCATTGAGGTAAAGGACCAGAAGCTGTACGTAAACGGGGTTGCAAAGCAGGAAGGATATACCGATGTCCCGATCGAGGACCCTGGCTTTGAGCCTATAGTACTGGAAGAGGGTCGCTACTTCGTTATGGGAGATAACCGCCATCTCGGAAAGAGTAAGGACAGCCGCATGTTCGGCAGCGTGAAGGAAAGCGACATCGTAGGCAGAGCCGAATTTATTTTCTGGCCGTTGTCTGAGATCAAAAAGCTGTAA
- a CDS encoding GNAT family N-acetyltransferase — MHVRSFQLSDCNPVTELLQIALSEECYENTMEPFSRQLAWDSDLIMVAEENGEIVGALIGTIERNHGCYYRIAIHPDYRRKGIGKSLISAMEQRFQSRKVSRIMVAGDEHNAAAMPFYEAMGYGASQILRSFQKLSILGQ, encoded by the coding sequence ATGCATGTTCGTTCCTTTCAGTTGAGTGACTGTAACCCCGTAACCGAGCTACTTCAGATTGCTTTATCGGAAGAATGCTACGAAAACACGATGGAGCCCTTCTCCAGGCAGCTAGCTTGGGATTCCGATCTGATTATGGTAGCTGAAGAAAACGGTGAAATCGTTGGTGCCTTAATCGGTACGATCGAACGCAATCATGGTTGTTATTACCGCATTGCCATTCATCCCGACTATCGTAGAAAAGGGATTGGCAAATCTTTGATTTCGGCAATGGAACAGCGTTTTCAATCACGGAAAGTCAGTCGGATTATGGTAGCCGGAGACGAGCACAACGCCGCAGCCATGCCATTTTATGAAGCCATGGGATACGGTGCCAGCCAAATCCTGCGGTCGTTCCAGAAGCTCAGTATCCTTGGTCAATAG